From a region of the Candidatus Brocadia sp. genome:
- a CDS encoding trypsin-like peptidase domain-containing protein has protein sequence MKRIPLFCSIFLTIICPPFLFHGVFARETTSNRRTPTVIAVEKVGPAVANISTERLITARHADPFFGSRSELFDQFFNDFFGQGQKQTVERPLGSGVIIDEDGYIVTNEHVVSRASKIKVRLSDGKDFEASMISSDPISDLAVLKINSPTPLPYVKMGTSKDLMIGESVIALGNPFGLENSITTGVLSAKNRTLTFNSEYGDIKYDGLIQTDALINPGNSGGPLINIDGELIGINAAIVNQAQGIGFAIPVDKVRQTLVKLFNFRELNKIWFGAQVEEQDDSSKGIKVSSIEPGSPADKARIKVGDYITKIDSKEILDILDFEKYILRKNAGDKLSIHINRDGSEFKVDVKLEKAPLPSIEKLALEKLGLYVQDLTPQLAKQLKLWWLKSGVLISGVQKNSPAAEVGIKEGHVLVYVGQYRINDVEELSALLKIMQKGDVWEVGIVWSDKLGEHQGYARIKIR, from the coding sequence TTGAAAAGAATACCTCTCTTTTGTTCAATCTTTTTAACGATCATTTGCCCTCCTTTTTTATTTCACGGGGTATTTGCCCGTGAAACCACCTCCAATCGCAGAACCCCCACGGTTATAGCCGTTGAAAAGGTAGGACCTGCGGTGGCCAATATCAGCACCGAGCGACTGATTACCGCACGGCACGCAGATCCGTTTTTTGGATCGAGAAGCGAGCTCTTTGACCAGTTTTTCAATGATTTTTTTGGCCAGGGTCAGAAACAGACGGTTGAAAGACCCTTGGGCTCCGGTGTCATCATCGACGAAGATGGTTACATCGTTACCAACGAACATGTGGTAAGCCGCGCATCAAAGATCAAGGTACGATTATCGGATGGCAAAGATTTCGAGGCTTCCATGATCAGCTCTGACCCAATCAGCGATCTTGCCGTATTAAAGATAAATTCACCCACACCGCTTCCCTACGTTAAGATGGGGACATCAAAGGACCTCATGATTGGGGAATCTGTTATAGCATTAGGGAACCCCTTTGGCCTGGAAAATTCTATTACAACCGGTGTATTAAGCGCGAAAAACCGTACCCTGACATTTAACAGCGAGTACGGTGACATTAAGTACGACGGCCTTATACAAACGGACGCACTGATAAATCCGGGAAACAGCGGAGGCCCCCTCATCAATATTGACGGAGAACTGATTGGCATTAATGCCGCCATTGTAAATCAGGCGCAAGGGATAGGGTTTGCCATCCCCGTTGACAAGGTAAGACAAACCCTCGTTAAACTCTTCAATTTCAGAGAACTCAATAAGATTTGGTTTGGCGCACAGGTTGAGGAGCAGGATGATAGTTCGAAGGGTATTAAAGTTTCATCGATTGAGCCGGGAAGCCCGGCCGATAAGGCACGAATCAAGGTGGGGGATTATATCACAAAAATAGACTCGAAAGAGATCCTGGATATCCTTGACTTTGAAAAATACATCCTCAGGAAGAATGCCGGTGATAAGCTGTCTATTCATATTAATCGCGATGGGAGTGAGTTCAAGGTTGACGTTAAACTGGAAAAGGCGCCGCTCCCTTCCATAGAAAAACTTGCGCTGGAAAAGCTGGGTTTGTATGTGCAGGATTTGACTCCGCAACTTGCAAAACAATTAAAACTGTGGTGGCTAAAGAGCGGGGTATTAATTTCGGGTGTGCAAAAGAACAGTCCCGCTGCCGAAGTAGGGATAAAAGAAGGCCATGTGCTCGTGTATGTTGGCCAATATCGGATTAATGACGTCGAAGAGCTCAGCGCTTTGCTAAAGATCATGCAAAAGGGTGACGTCTGGGAGGTGGGTATCGTCTGGTCTGATAAACTTGGAGAACACCAGGGCTATGCCAGGATAAAAATCCGATAA
- the ltrA gene encoding group II intron reverse transcriptase/maturase produces MLKYHSLRDKVFSLRNLYAAFGHVKKNKGKAGLDRVSIKQFESDLENNLQAVHKELKTAIYNPAPVLRVYIPKGRHDKRPLGIPIVKDRVVQQAFRQIIEPIFEKEFSDNSFGFRPNRCCHDAIKRIEQYKQQGYRNILDADIKAFYDTIPHKLIMNSLREKIADGWVLNSIENMLKAGVMEDGIVHETNQGTPQGGVISPLLANLIGDIIDKELEKAGYKFVRYADDFVVMTKTKEELPAALQYVKEIIEGKLEMKLSEDKTRLTNFKRGFRFLGYNFMGKNKGVSMKSLDKLKDAVRDITKRTQGVNLQAVIDTLNPVIRGHVNYFRLGNVQTVYRSLDCWVRMRLRSFKFSRKWKTDNKRFPVHRFFKMGLLSFEREFLKARAKA; encoded by the coding sequence ATGCTTAAGTATCATTCTTTAAGAGACAAGGTATTCAGTCTGAGAAACCTTTATGCGGCTTTTGGGCACGTAAAGAAGAATAAAGGCAAGGCTGGTCTCGACAGGGTAAGTATTAAGCAGTTTGAAAGTGACCTTGAGAATAATCTACAAGCTGTTCACAAGGAACTGAAAACCGCCATATACAACCCTGCGCCCGTCTTAAGGGTCTACATTCCCAAAGGCAGGCATGACAAGAGACCTCTTGGCATTCCCATTGTCAAGGACAGGGTAGTACAGCAAGCGTTCAGACAAATCATAGAGCCAATATTCGAGAAAGAATTCTCGGATAACAGCTTTGGATTTCGTCCAAACAGATGCTGTCATGATGCTATCAAACGGATTGAACAGTATAAGCAGCAAGGGTATCGGAACATTTTGGACGCCGATATAAAGGCGTTCTATGACACCATACCTCATAAGCTTATCATGAACTCCTTGCGTGAGAAAATCGCTGACGGATGGGTGTTGAACAGTATCGAGAACATGCTCAAGGCAGGGGTCATGGAGGACGGCATCGTGCATGAGACAAATCAAGGCACTCCGCAAGGAGGCGTCATATCTCCCTTGCTTGCAAACCTTATCGGTGACATCATCGACAAGGAGCTTGAAAAGGCAGGATATAAATTTGTCCGCTATGCCGATGACTTCGTTGTCATGACTAAAACGAAAGAAGAACTCCCTGCCGCCCTTCAGTACGTCAAAGAAATCATCGAAGGGAAACTTGAAATGAAGCTGAGCGAGGATAAAACCAGGCTCACCAACTTCAAACGAGGCTTCCGGTTTCTCGGATATAATTTCATGGGCAAGAACAAGGGTGTAAGCATGAAATCCCTGGACAAACTCAAGGACGCCGTCAGAGACATCACCAAACGCACACAAGGCGTCAACCTGCAAGCCGTCATTGATACATTAAATCCTGTCATAAGGGGACATGTCAACTATTTTCGGCTGGGCAATGTACAAACGGTATATCGCTCGTTAGACTGCTGGGTACGCATGAGACTGAGAAGTTTCAAGTTTTCGAGAAAATGGAAAACTGACAACAAACGTTTCCCGGTACACCGATTCTTTAAGATGGGGTTACTCTCATTTGAAAGAGAATTTCTTAAGGCACGTGCAAAGGCATGA
- the argB gene encoding acetylglutamate kinase — MEDAIRKAGILIEALPYIRSFRNKVVVIKFGGGAMSSDEVLTNVLQDIVFMKTVGILPILVHGGGPHISQEMTRRGLSPKFVEGHRITDRETLEIARDILIHQISASIVKKIAELGNAAACIWENDFCPLKAEKYYVETKTEQGGMKKLDIGFVGRVTAIDKDRFLNLCTSCTIPIVPPIAKGDNGDVYNVNADNVAAFIAKALGAEKLVFLSNTHGIMTRPKDETSFASTLHEDEVHALIDKKVISEGMLPKALACISAVKAGVKKAHIINGMLPHALLLEIFTDKGVGTQIIV; from the coding sequence ATGGAAGATGCTATACGTAAGGCCGGTATTCTTATAGAAGCCCTTCCTTACATACGGTCGTTCAGGAATAAAGTTGTCGTAATCAAGTTTGGCGGAGGGGCAATGTCCAGCGACGAGGTGCTCACCAATGTGCTGCAGGACATTGTCTTCATGAAGACCGTTGGCATCTTACCCATTCTGGTGCACGGCGGCGGCCCTCATATCAGTCAGGAGATGACGCGGAGGGGTTTGAGTCCAAAGTTTGTCGAGGGGCACAGAATTACCGACCGTGAGACCCTGGAGATCGCCAGGGATATTCTGATACATCAGATCAGCGCCTCTATTGTAAAGAAGATTGCCGAATTGGGGAATGCGGCTGCCTGTATCTGGGAAAACGATTTTTGCCCGCTCAAGGCGGAAAAATACTATGTGGAAACAAAGACGGAACAGGGCGGCATGAAGAAGTTGGATATCGGTTTTGTGGGCAGGGTTACTGCAATCGATAAGGACCGGTTCCTGAATCTATGCACCTCATGCACCATTCCTATTGTGCCTCCTATTGCAAAGGGTGACAATGGAGATGTGTATAATGTCAATGCAGACAATGTTGCAGCATTTATTGCAAAGGCGCTTGGCGCCGAAAAGCTCGTATTTCTTTCAAATACCCATGGCATCATGACACGGCCAAAAGATGAAACATCCTTTGCCTCGACCTTGCACGAAGATGAGGTTCACGCGCTCATCGATAAAAAGGTAATCAGCGAGGGCATGCTTCCCAAGGCACTGGCCTGTATCAGCGCCGTGAAGGCAGGGGTAAAGAAGGCGCACATTATTAATGGAATGCTTCCCCATGCGCTCTTATTGGAAATTTTTACCGACAAAGGCGTTGGAACGCAGATTATCGTATAA
- a CDS encoding aspartate aminotransferase family protein, translated as MNTKEMKEIYDRYVIPNYIRNPILLVKGSGADIWDAEGKRYLDLFSGWAVSLLGHCHPNVVAAIQNQAAKLQHAPNIYYTEPQGLLAKHISEKSFGGQCFFCNSGAEANEAAIKLARIHNSDKGRYKIVTFLNSFHGRTLATVTATAQPKYHKGFAPLVEGFSYVPFNDLEALRKSVDDKTCAILLEPIQGEGGINIATKEFMQGIRKLCDEKGLLMILDEVQCGMGRSGKYFAYQHYDIEPDIMTLAKALGGGVALGAMTARKEIAKSLVPGSHASTFGGNPLACAAGVAVFETIEKEGLLSHVTTMGGYAADQLKALQKTRKIIHDVRGVGLMIGIELAVNGAEFIKRCIQAGLFLNCTHEKVIRFMPPLNVKKEHIDEGLNIINTVLSKL; from the coding sequence ATGAACACAAAAGAGATGAAAGAAATTTACGACCGCTACGTTATTCCCAATTATATCCGGAATCCTATTTTACTGGTGAAAGGAAGTGGCGCGGATATATGGGATGCTGAAGGCAAGCGCTACCTTGACCTCTTCTCTGGCTGGGCAGTGAGCCTGCTAGGACACTGTCATCCTAACGTCGTCGCAGCGATACAAAACCAGGCGGCAAAACTCCAGCATGCTCCTAATATTTATTATACTGAGCCACAAGGATTACTGGCAAAACACATCTCTGAAAAATCCTTTGGCGGGCAGTGTTTCTTCTGCAACAGCGGCGCTGAGGCCAATGAGGCGGCGATTAAGCTTGCCCGTATCCACAACTCTGACAAAGGCAGATACAAGATCGTTACCTTTTTAAACTCGTTCCATGGCCGGACTCTTGCCACGGTTACTGCAACTGCCCAGCCGAAATACCATAAGGGATTTGCGCCGCTTGTTGAAGGCTTTTCCTACGTCCCTTTTAACGATCTGGAAGCGCTCAGAAAATCAGTGGATGACAAGACGTGCGCGATTCTGTTGGAGCCCATTCAGGGCGAGGGCGGGATTAATATCGCCACGAAAGAATTCATGCAAGGCATAAGAAAACTGTGTGATGAAAAGGGATTGTTGATGATCCTCGATGAGGTGCAGTGCGGCATGGGGAGGTCGGGGAAATATTTTGCGTATCAGCACTATGATATTGAGCCGGATATTATGACCCTGGCAAAGGCGCTCGGGGGCGGTGTTGCCCTTGGAGCGATGACGGCCAGAAAGGAGATTGCAAAGAGCCTTGTCCCCGGCAGTCATGCCTCGACGTTTGGCGGAAATCCTTTGGCATGCGCGGCAGGGGTGGCGGTGTTTGAAACGATTGAAAAAGAGGGACTGCTTTCTCATGTCACAACAATGGGCGGGTACGCTGCCGATCAGTTAAAGGCATTGCAAAAGACGCGCAAAATAATTCATGATGTGCGCGGTGTGGGTCTTATGATTGGGATTGAACTTGCGGTAAATGGGGCCGAGTTTATCAAACGTTGCATTCAGGCAGGCCTGTTCCTCAATTGTACTCATGAGAAAGTCATCCGGTTTATGCCGCCCCTGAACGTTAAAAAGGAACACATCGACGAGGGGCTGAATATTATCAATACGGTTCTTTCGAAGCTCTAA
- the argF gene encoding ornithine carbamoyltransferase, translated as MKCKDLISIADLLPSDIEEIFTVTRELKEWHAKGYDEKCLNGKILGMIFEKSSMRTRVSFEVAMVQLGGHAIYLTQGDINLGKREAVKDGARVLSRYVDGIVIRTFGQETIQELARYATVPVINALSDYLHPCQALTDMYTIKEKFGTYTNVKIAYIGDGNNVARSLAQICAKLGIHFYVASPKGYELSSEFLAKAKQMAEGYDVIHLSHDPKEVAKNAQVLYTDTWVSMGQEAEKAVRQQAFRDFQINNDIVKLAKNDVKVMHCLPAHRGEEITDDVLDGPNSIVYDQAENRLHVEKALLKLLLRK; from the coding sequence ATGAAATGCAAGGACTTAATTTCGATAGCGGATCTTTTGCCATCTGACATTGAGGAGATATTTACCGTTACCAGGGAACTCAAGGAATGGCATGCCAAGGGATATGATGAGAAATGTCTGAACGGAAAGATCCTTGGGATGATCTTTGAGAAGAGTTCTATGCGCACCCGCGTTTCCTTTGAAGTGGCGATGGTGCAATTGGGCGGCCACGCCATTTACCTGACCCAGGGCGATATAAACCTTGGCAAAAGGGAGGCGGTAAAAGACGGCGCCAGGGTGCTCTCGAGATATGTCGATGGGATTGTTATCCGCACCTTTGGTCAGGAAACCATTCAGGAACTGGCCAGATACGCCACGGTGCCCGTGATCAATGCCCTGTCAGATTACCTCCACCCGTGTCAGGCGCTTACCGATATGTATACGATTAAGGAAAAGTTCGGCACCTATACGAATGTAAAGATCGCCTATATTGGCGATGGAAATAATGTTGCGCGATCTTTGGCGCAAATCTGCGCAAAACTCGGCATCCATTTTTATGTTGCATCACCAAAGGGATACGAGCTTTCTTCCGAATTTCTTGCCAAAGCGAAACAAATGGCGGAGGGGTATGACGTAATTCACCTTTCTCACGATCCGAAAGAAGTGGCAAAAAATGCGCAAGTGCTCTATACCGATACATGGGTTAGCATGGGACAGGAGGCAGAAAAAGCGGTAAGGCAGCAGGCGTTCAGGGATTTTCAGATCAATAACGATATTGTGAAATTAGCAAAGAATGATGTCAAAGTCATGCACTGTCTGCCAGCTCATCGGGGAGAAGAGATTACCGATGACGTTCTTGACGGGCCGAATTCCATTGTCTACGATCAGGCCGAAAACAGGCTGCATGTGGAAAAAGCTCTTTTAAAACTTCTCTTGCGTAAATAA
- the rph gene encoding ribonuclease PH, translating into MRVDDRLSDELRLFSITRHFTKYAPGSVLIQTGNTKVICTASIEESVPPHIKNTGEGWITAEYSLLPSSTPVRAPRESTRGKVGGRTHEIQRLIGRSLRSIMDLALLKERTIWIDCDVIQADGGTRTAAITGSYIALMDAVRWLKSKDMIRENPVINSVAAVSVGVVNDAVLLDLCYAEDAAAQVDMNVVMTGDGKFIELQGTGEEYAFDDGQLAEMLKMAKKGIWEIIEIQKKALETA; encoded by the coding sequence ATGAGAGTCGATGATCGCTTGTCTGATGAGTTGCGCCTTTTCAGTATCACCAGACATTTTACCAAATACGCGCCAGGGTCCGTGCTTATTCAAACCGGCAACACGAAAGTCATCTGCACGGCTTCGATAGAAGAAAGTGTGCCGCCCCATATCAAAAATACCGGTGAAGGCTGGATTACGGCGGAATATTCCCTTCTGCCAAGCTCTACGCCGGTAAGAGCTCCGCGGGAATCCACCAGAGGAAAGGTGGGGGGGAGAACGCATGAAATACAGAGGCTCATTGGCCGCTCACTGCGCTCCATTATGGATCTTGCCTTGCTGAAAGAGCGGACGATCTGGATTGACTGCGATGTGATCCAGGCGGACGGAGGGACGCGCACTGCGGCTATTACCGGCAGTTACATAGCGCTCATGGACGCTGTCCGTTGGCTGAAGAGTAAGGACATGATCAGGGAAAATCCGGTTATAAATAGTGTCGCGGCAGTAAGTGTTGGGGTCGTGAATGACGCCGTTTTGTTAGATCTCTGCTACGCAGAAGATGCCGCTGCCCAGGTAGACATGAACGTGGTGATGACGGGCGATGGCAAATTCATCGAATTACAAGGCACAGGAGAAGAGTACGCCTTTGATGACGGACAACTGGCGGAGATGCTGAAGATGGCAAAAAAGGGCATTTGGGAAATAATTGAAATCCAGAAGAAGGCATTGGAAACCGCGTAA
- a CDS encoding XTP/dITP diphosphatase: MTSFVNTLHAKTILIATQNEKKRAEIKEILKDVPGIRLRGPEDFPFLPLVEEDGTTFQENAVKKAIPLAKACNTWAMADDSGLEIDALGGRPGVYSCRYAGANATDEKNREKVLSELRGVPRERRTAGFVCAIALAGPQGLFFVVEGRCEGFITEEPKGKYGFGYDSIFYAPDHRQTFAELNPAIKNRISHRAHALMQFKEKIEPLIRRR, from the coding sequence ATGACTTCATTCGTAAATACGCTGCATGCAAAAACCATTTTAATTGCCACACAAAATGAAAAAAAGAGGGCGGAGATAAAGGAGATTCTTAAAGACGTCCCCGGTATTCGGCTCAGAGGCCCCGAAGATTTTCCCTTTTTACCGCTGGTAGAAGAGGATGGAACTACCTTTCAGGAAAATGCCGTGAAAAAGGCAATTCCTCTGGCAAAGGCCTGTAACACATGGGCAATGGCAGATGATTCTGGGCTTGAAATCGATGCACTGGGTGGGCGGCCTGGCGTCTATTCATGCAGATATGCAGGCGCTAATGCGACCGATGAAAAGAATAGAGAAAAGGTATTGTCGGAATTAAGGGGAGTGCCCAGGGAGCGGCGTACGGCTGGCTTTGTTTGCGCTATTGCCCTTGCCGGTCCACAGGGATTGTTCTTTGTTGTTGAAGGTCGTTGCGAGGGATTTATTACTGAAGAACCGAAAGGGAAATACGGTTTTGGATACGATTCCATTTTTTATGCGCCTGATCACCGCCAGACCTTTGCAGAGTTAAATCCTGCAATCAAAAACAGGATCAGCCATCGCGCTCATGCCTTGATGCAGTTTAAGGAAAAAATAGAACCACTGATCCGGAGACGGTAG
- a CDS encoding DUF3307 domain-containing protein, producing the protein MYHPLSQSDISLLLRLVVAHVVADFFLQQDSKMEQWPGNTWRSCWLYLHGICAGALAYTLAGIWNALWLPFVIFIAHVLRDALKPQGEDTARFFALDHLGHGIIILGCWILLIPGTLSDIVLFLFTFTSSVRFWTVILAYILVIWPAGALIGKITKPWRSEITKETPFQGLEKAGLWIGRLERVLILTFILLNHFEAIGFLIAAKSILRFGETRTLKGRKEAEYILIGTMISFVISIILGIFTSWMLHYPLVMDQGNLDNVGQGNLFEI; encoded by the coding sequence ATGTACCATCCGTTGAGTCAAAGCGATATATCGTTGCTCCTCCGTCTTGTCGTGGCCCACGTGGTTGCAGACTTTTTCCTGCAACAGGATTCCAAAATGGAGCAGTGGCCAGGGAATACATGGCGGTCTTGCTGGCTCTATCTGCACGGGATATGCGCCGGGGCGCTCGCCTATACCCTTGCAGGCATCTGGAATGCCCTGTGGCTCCCGTTTGTTATTTTTATTGCACACGTTTTACGGGACGCATTAAAGCCTCAGGGAGAAGATACCGCCCGATTTTTCGCGCTGGATCACCTGGGACATGGTATTATCATCTTAGGTTGCTGGATATTATTGATCCCTGGCACGTTATCGGATATTGTTTTATTTCTGTTCACCTTTACATCAAGCGTACGGTTTTGGACCGTCATACTGGCCTATATTCTGGTAATTTGGCCGGCCGGCGCCCTGATCGGCAAAATTACCAAACCATGGCGGAGTGAAATAACCAAAGAAACCCCTTTCCAGGGCCTGGAGAAGGCCGGACTATGGATTGGGCGCCTGGAACGGGTCTTGATTCTGACCTTTATTCTGCTCAACCACTTTGAGGCCATTGGGTTCCTGATCGCCGCAAAATCCATCCTGCGATTTGGTGAAACCCGGACACTGAAAGGCCGGAAGGAAGCAGAATACATATTAATCGGCACCATGATCAGCTTTGTAATATCGATCATTCTGGGGATATTTACGAGCTGGATGTTGCACTACCCATTGGTCATGGATCAGGGCAATTTAGATAACGTGGGACAGGGGAATTTATTCGAAATTTAG
- a CDS encoding SatD family protein: protein MRKNALYAVVTGDIVGSSKLTTSQRRCLLLVLKSSFTTIKNLLPDGIRAPFEIHRGDSFQGVLSRPDAALRVAIAIRTSLRHGFETKQRRHALDARIAVGIGRIDFLPASRGSEGDGEAFRRSGQTLDEMKGDQRLLIRTPWQEVDGELDAACALLDALISRLSGEQAQAILGRIRGLTQEKAAREFGVSQPAVRQRLKSAGSWAIEKWCQRYEQVIREKEAQRLIMDKNKYRSL from the coding sequence ATGAGAAAGAACGCTCTGTATGCGGTTGTAACCGGAGACATCGTCGGATCATCAAAACTCACGACCAGCCAGCGGAGATGTTTATTGTTGGTTCTCAAATCTTCGTTTACTACCATTAAAAATCTCCTGCCTGATGGAATACGCGCACCCTTTGAAATTCACCGTGGAGATAGTTTTCAGGGGGTGCTATCCAGGCCGGATGCAGCGCTACGGGTAGCAATCGCCATCCGCACCAGTCTGCGCCACGGTTTTGAAACAAAACAACGCCGCCATGCACTGGATGCACGGATTGCCGTGGGGATTGGGCGCATCGACTTTCTTCCTGCCAGCCGTGGATCTGAAGGGGACGGCGAGGCTTTTCGCCGCTCCGGGCAGACCTTAGATGAGATGAAGGGCGACCAGCGACTGTTAATAAGGACTCCGTGGCAAGAGGTTGATGGAGAACTGGACGCAGCATGCGCCCTGCTCGATGCCCTGATAAGCCGGTTGTCCGGCGAACAGGCACAGGCAATACTTGGCCGGATCAGGGGTTTAACCCAGGAAAAGGCTGCCAGGGAATTCGGCGTTTCCCAGCCAGCGGTCCGTCAACGCTTAAAAAGCGCCGGTAGCTGGGCTATCGAGAAGTGGTGCCAGCGATATGAACAGGTAATCCGGGAAAAGGAAGCACAGAGGCTTATAATGGATAAAAATAAGTACAGGAGCTTATAA
- a CDS encoding sigma-54 dependent transcriptional regulator, whose amino-acid sequence MPSRSNMKNNILIVDDEKLMRVSLEDKLRREGYTVTSLSNAIEGLRVMQSENFDAVITDLRLPKMDGIEFLKEIKKSSPDTVVIIMTAYGSIENAVMAMKEGAYDYVTKPFSLEELIIKLQKALRHKDVVAENLLLKQQILSQYGYDNMIGKCDAMKHVFEMINIVSHRDTTVLIQGESGTGKELTAGAIHYNSPRKDSPFIKLSCAALNKEILESELFGHEKGAFTSAIKMRRGRFELANGGTIFLDDVDDIPLEMQVKLLRVLQEREFERVGGEEAIAVNVRVICATKRDLKKLVRERRFREDLYYRLHVVIIHLPPLRERKEDIPLLVNYFMKKYAAQQHAAVHSVSQEALWLLSRYHWPGNIRELENAMEHAIAFCTSGEIMTKDLPENVREEETPSGLFSLELSTIDSLDLQDTLSHAERKLLLWAYQKTQGNQVRMSEILRIPRTTLQNKLIKHNIAKTTPSANDQT is encoded by the coding sequence ATGCCTTCCCGATCAAACATGAAAAACAACATCCTTATTGTCGATGACGAAAAACTGATGCGGGTATCCCTTGAGGATAAGTTAAGAAGAGAGGGATATACGGTCACTTCCCTGTCAAATGCCATCGAAGGCCTCAGGGTCATGCAATCGGAAAACTTCGATGCCGTAATAACCGACCTGCGCCTGCCGAAGATGGATGGCATAGAGTTTCTGAAGGAGATTAAAAAATCGTCTCCTGATACCGTAGTTATCATTATGACCGCCTATGGTTCCATTGAAAATGCAGTTATGGCGATGAAAGAAGGGGCTTACGACTACGTAACAAAACCCTTTTCTCTGGAAGAGTTGATAATCAAACTCCAGAAGGCGCTCAGACACAAGGACGTGGTTGCGGAAAATCTCTTGCTGAAACAGCAGATCCTCAGCCAGTACGGCTACGACAATATGATTGGAAAGTGCGACGCAATGAAACACGTGTTTGAAATGATAAACATCGTGTCCCATCGTGATACTACGGTGCTTATTCAGGGGGAAAGCGGCACCGGAAAGGAGCTTACGGCTGGGGCGATTCATTACAACAGCCCGCGAAAAGACAGCCCTTTTATCAAACTCAGTTGCGCTGCCCTGAACAAGGAAATTCTGGAAAGCGAGCTTTTCGGACACGAGAAAGGCGCTTTTACCAGTGCGATAAAGATGAGGCGTGGCCGTTTTGAACTCGCCAACGGGGGAACGATATTTCTTGACGACGTAGATGACATCCCCCTGGAAATGCAGGTTAAACTGCTCAGGGTTCTTCAGGAAAGGGAATTTGAACGCGTTGGTGGGGAGGAGGCTATCGCCGTCAACGTCCGCGTCATCTGCGCTACCAAAAGGGACCTGAAAAAACTTGTCCGGGAGAGACGCTTTCGCGAGGATCTCTATTACCGGCTCCACGTGGTCATTATCCACCTCCCGCCTTTGCGGGAAAGGAAAGAAGATATACCGCTCCTCGTAAATTACTTTATGAAAAAGTATGCCGCACAGCAGCATGCCGCGGTTCACTCGGTATCTCAGGAAGCGCTTTGGCTGTTGTCACGGTATCACTGGCCGGGAAATATCCGTGAATTGGAAAATGCGATGGAACATGCAATCGCATTTTGCACCTCTGGTGAGATTATGACGAAAGACCTCCCGGAAAACGTGCGGGAAGAAGAGACCCCTTCGGGCTTATTTTCCCTGGAACTTTCCACCATTGACTCGCTGGACTTGCAGGATACGCTGAGTCATGCGGAAAGAAAGCTCCTTCTGTGGGCATATCAGAAGACGCAGGGAAACCAGGTGCGGATGTCAGAAATCCTGCGGATTCCCCGCACAACCCTTCAAAACAAGCTTATCAAACACAACATAGCCAAAACTACGCCTTCCGCCAACGACCAGACATAG